One Mycolicibacterium parafortuitum DNA segment encodes these proteins:
- a CDS encoding site-2 protease family protein, which yields MSVRPLHQSVRPSPIFLALIAVTAAGGALAWAAADEVRPLSYAAVFVFVIFGWLVTLCLHEFGHAYSAYRFGDRDVAARGYLTLNPFKYTHPLLSLGLPVLFIALGGIGLPGGAVYLRTGYLTDRQKTLVSLAGPAVNLAFAVLLLALARAFYDPAHGVFWAGVAFLGFLQVTAFLLNMLPIPGLDGYGALEPHLSPANQRALAPAKQWGFVILLVLLIAPPLNQWFFGAVYWLFELSGVDVYLSRVGGQLTRFWSAWL from the coding sequence GTGAGTGTTCGGCCATTGCACCAGTCGGTACGGCCCAGCCCGATCTTCCTGGCGCTGATCGCGGTCACCGCCGCCGGCGGCGCGCTGGCGTGGGCAGCCGCCGACGAGGTCCGCCCGCTGTCCTATGCCGCGGTGTTCGTGTTCGTCATCTTCGGCTGGCTGGTCACGCTGTGCCTGCACGAGTTCGGCCACGCGTACTCGGCCTACCGGTTCGGCGACCGGGACGTCGCCGCACGCGGCTACCTGACCCTGAACCCGTTCAAGTACACCCACCCGCTGCTGTCACTGGGCCTGCCGGTGCTGTTCATCGCGCTGGGCGGGATCGGCCTGCCGGGCGGGGCGGTGTACCTGCGGACCGGATACCTGACCGACCGGCAGAAGACACTGGTCAGCCTCGCCGGGCCGGCGGTCAACCTCGCGTTCGCGGTGCTGCTGCTCGCCCTGGCCCGGGCGTTCTACGACCCGGCACACGGCGTGTTCTGGGCGGGGGTCGCGTTCCTCGGGTTCCTGCAGGTCACCGCATTCCTGCTGAACATGCTGCCGATCCCCGGCCTGGACGGCTACGGCGCGTTGGAGCCGCACCTGAGCCCGGCGAATCAGCGCGCGCTCGCGCCCGCCAAGCAGTGGGGCTTCGTCATCCTGCTGGTCCTGCTGATCGCGCCGCCGCTGAACCAGTGGTTCTTCGGCGCGGTGTACTGGCTGTTCGAGCTGTCCGGCGTGGACGTGTACCTGTCGCGGGTCGGCGGCCAGCTGACCCGGTTCTGGTCGGCCTGGCTGTAG
- a CDS encoding alcohol dehydrogenase catalytic domain-containing protein codes for MPTDKPTHVAVHVAAADAELTLVEVETQPPPPGHVRLAVKACGVCGTDREFHAGHFPGMQWPLTLGHEIAGTVAEVGDGVEDFSVGDRVAVGWFGGNCNRCVPCRRGFFMQCERLQVPSWHYPGGYAESVTVPWTALARIPDGLSFAEAAPMGCAGVTTFNGLRQTRAKAGDLVAVLGVGGLGHLGVQWSRAMGFETVAIARGTGKADEAVALGAHHYIDSTAQDVAAELQKLGGAAVVLATANNAAAMAATVGGLGPSGELVVVGVTGENLPISPLDLINNGLSVVGHPSGTARDVEETLHFALLSGVRAQIEEQPLAEAAEAFAAMDEGRARYRRVLTV; via the coding sequence ATGCCCACCGACAAGCCCACCCACGTGGCCGTCCACGTTGCCGCCGCCGACGCCGAACTCACTCTCGTCGAGGTCGAAACCCAGCCGCCACCGCCCGGTCACGTCCGTCTCGCGGTCAAGGCGTGCGGGGTGTGTGGCACGGATCGGGAGTTCCACGCCGGCCATTTCCCCGGGATGCAATGGCCGCTGACGCTGGGGCACGAGATCGCCGGGACCGTGGCCGAGGTCGGCGACGGCGTCGAGGACTTCTCGGTCGGCGACCGCGTCGCCGTCGGCTGGTTCGGCGGCAACTGCAACCGCTGCGTGCCGTGCCGCAGGGGCTTCTTCATGCAGTGCGAGCGGCTGCAGGTGCCGAGCTGGCACTACCCGGGCGGCTACGCCGAGTCGGTGACGGTGCCGTGGACCGCGCTGGCGCGGATCCCCGACGGGTTGTCGTTCGCCGAGGCGGCGCCGATGGGCTGCGCCGGGGTGACGACGTTCAACGGGCTGCGCCAGACCCGCGCGAAGGCCGGTGACCTGGTCGCCGTCCTCGGTGTCGGCGGGCTCGGACACCTCGGGGTGCAGTGGTCGCGGGCGATGGGATTCGAGACGGTCGCGATCGCGCGCGGCACCGGTAAGGCCGACGAGGCCGTCGCGCTGGGCGCCCACCACTACATCGACTCCACCGCCCAGGACGTGGCCGCGGAGTTGCAGAAGCTGGGCGGGGCCGCGGTGGTGCTGGCCACCGCCAACAACGCGGCCGCGATGGCGGCGACCGTCGGCGGGCTCGGCCCGAGCGGTGAACTCGTGGTCGTCGGCGTCACCGGCGAGAACCTGCCGATCAGCCCGCTGGACCTGATCAACAACGGACTGTCGGTGGTCGGGCATCCGTCGGGCACCGCGCGCGACGTCGAGGAGACGCTGCACTTCGCGCTGCTGTCGGGGGTGCGGGCCCAGATCGAGGAGCAGCCGTTGGCCGAGGCCGCCGAGGCGTTCGCGGCGATGGATGAGGGCCGCGCCAGATACCGCCGGGTCCTGACGGTGTGA
- a CDS encoding cation diffusion facilitator family transporter yields MGAGHDHSHGGDTKVSRMVIAAAILTVFFVVELVTALAIDSIALLADAGHMLTDLVAMFMGLTAVLLARRGSTSPSRTYGWHRAEVFTAVANAALLLGVAAFILYEAVERLGDAPDIPGVPMIVVAVAGLTANFAVVLLLRSHSQDSLAVKGAYMEVMADTVGSIGVLIAGIVTVTTNWPYADVVVAVLVALWVLPRAIALARAALRILSESSPSHIDVDELRAALCAVDGVTEVHDLHVWTLVPGKDMVTAHLTSVRDSAAVLDDARAVLTARGLGHATVQVEPPDSAADCECESQA; encoded by the coding sequence ATGGGCGCCGGACACGATCACAGCCACGGCGGCGACACCAAGGTCTCCCGCATGGTGATCGCCGCGGCGATCCTGACGGTGTTCTTCGTCGTCGAACTCGTCACCGCGCTGGCCATCGACTCGATCGCGCTGCTGGCCGACGCCGGTCACATGCTCACCGACCTGGTCGCGATGTTCATGGGGCTGACCGCGGTGCTGCTGGCCAGGCGCGGAAGCACGTCGCCGTCTCGCACCTACGGCTGGCACCGCGCCGAGGTGTTCACCGCGGTCGCGAACGCGGCGCTGCTGCTCGGTGTCGCGGCGTTCATCCTCTACGAGGCCGTCGAGCGTCTCGGCGACGCGCCGGACATCCCGGGCGTGCCGATGATCGTGGTCGCCGTCGCGGGGCTGACCGCGAACTTCGCGGTCGTGCTGCTGCTGCGGTCGCACTCGCAGGACAGCCTTGCGGTCAAGGGCGCTTACATGGAGGTCATGGCCGACACGGTCGGCAGCATCGGGGTGCTGATCGCCGGCATCGTCACCGTCACCACCAACTGGCCGTACGCCGATGTCGTCGTCGCCGTCCTGGTCGCACTATGGGTGCTGCCGCGCGCGATCGCACTGGCCCGCGCGGCGCTGCGCATCCTGTCGGAGTCCTCCCCCAGCCACATCGACGTCGACGAACTGCGCGCCGCGCTGTGCGCGGTGGACGGGGTAACCGAGGTGCACGACCTGCACGTGTGGACGCTGGTGCCTGGCAAGGACATGGTCACCGCGCATCTGACCAGCGTGCGCGACTCAGCCGCGGTGCTCGACGACGCGCGCGCGGTGCTGACCGCCCGCGGGCTCGGGCACGCGACCGTGCAGGTCGAGCCGCCCGACAGCGCGGCCGACTGTGAGTGCGAGAGCCAGGCCTGA
- a CDS encoding peptidase M50: protein MDPSSTAVVRFGTHRIPRSLRDLPVLPGSGADSAPDLTGHRRLIVLGSAHELSSVLTALMRADRLDVEVAHVRRPWQAGRARTGTATRVPLIRDETGSVITGAAYWLPPEGQRTLHGEGVVDDERLFDGDVTGVRIEPTSSMPGLRATVLTGPMRPKRWISGRAAQLGTTGATVVRDGVTGKRPVRRSTFYRHTEGWLRVGRG from the coding sequence TTGGACCCGTCGAGCACCGCTGTCGTCCGCTTCGGCACGCACCGCATCCCCAGGTCGCTGCGTGATCTGCCGGTTCTGCCCGGGTCCGGCGCCGACTCCGCTCCCGACCTGACCGGGCACCGCCGGCTGATCGTGCTCGGATCCGCGCACGAGCTGTCCTCGGTGCTCACCGCGCTGATGCGCGCCGACCGGCTCGATGTCGAGGTGGCCCACGTGCGACGGCCCTGGCAGGCGGGCCGGGCCCGCACCGGCACGGCGACCCGGGTGCCGCTGATCCGGGACGAGACCGGCTCGGTCATCACCGGGGCGGCGTACTGGCTGCCGCCCGAGGGGCAGCGCACGCTCCACGGCGAGGGTGTCGTCGACGACGAACGCCTCTTCGACGGCGACGTCACCGGGGTCCGGATCGAACCGACGTCGTCGATGCCGGGACTGCGCGCCACCGTGCTGACCGGGCCGATGCGTCCGAAACGCTGGATCAGTGGGCGCGCGGCGCAACTCGGCACCACCGGCGCGACGGTGGTGCGCGACGGAGTGACCGGCAAGCGCCCCGTCAGACGCTCGACGTTCTATCGGCACACCGAGGGCTGGCTGCGGGTCGGGCGGGGGTGA
- a CDS encoding DUF3151 domain-containing protein — MTRMGDLLGPEPVLLPGDPAAEAELEANENPSIVAAAHPAASIAWAVLAEQALADDQAVTAYAYARTGYHRGLDALRRNGWKGFGPVPISHEPNHGFLRCVAALARAAEAIGETPEYQRCLDLLDDCDPAARAELGLA, encoded by the coding sequence ATGACACGGATGGGTGATCTCCTCGGACCGGAACCTGTGCTGCTGCCCGGCGATCCTGCCGCCGAGGCCGAGTTGGAGGCCAACGAGAACCCGTCGATCGTCGCCGCGGCGCACCCGGCCGCATCGATCGCGTGGGCAGTGCTCGCCGAGCAGGCGCTGGCCGACGATCAGGCCGTCACCGCCTACGCGTACGCCCGCACCGGCTACCACCGCGGCCTTGATGCGCTGCGCCGTAACGGGTGGAAGGGATTCGGCCCGGTGCCGATCTCGCACGAACCCAACCACGGTTTCCTGCGGTGCGTCGCCGCGCTGGCCCGCGCCGCGGAAGCGATCGGCGAGACCCCCGAATACCAGCGTTGCCTCGATCTGCTCGACGACTGCGACCCGGCCGCCCGCGCCGAACTCGGGCTGGCCTGA
- a CDS encoding Rv0361 family membrane protein has product MSNAEGPDDSDDTTAESSADAETEVLPGTDPEHEPATEVFAPAEPQGDEPDTDQPGERRFTAPSGFDAGSTQVINRPNDPATEAFTVRDPGNAPTEAFAAQKPVAPQMIPPRGDAPKPPKTARRNWGWVIAIIVVIAALAAVAVVGTILLTRGSASTVSQEDAVRSTIQNYDAAIEKGDLATLRSITCGATAEGYNNIDDKKWADTHRRVAQAGRYPVVASIDQVVVNGDHAEANVTTFMAYAPQTRSTRSFDLQFRDDQWKVCQAPNS; this is encoded by the coding sequence ATGTCGAACGCAGAAGGTCCTGACGACTCGGACGACACCACCGCCGAATCATCCGCGGACGCCGAGACCGAGGTTCTGCCCGGCACCGACCCCGAGCACGAACCCGCCACCGAGGTGTTCGCCCCCGCCGAACCCCAGGGCGACGAACCCGACACCGACCAGCCCGGCGAGCGCCGCTTCACCGCGCCGTCTGGTTTCGACGCGGGTTCCACCCAGGTGATCAACCGCCCGAACGACCCTGCGACCGAGGCGTTCACGGTTCGGGATCCCGGCAACGCGCCGACCGAGGCTTTCGCCGCCCAGAAACCGGTTGCGCCGCAGATGATCCCGCCGCGCGGCGACGCCCCCAAACCACCCAAGACCGCGCGCCGCAACTGGGGGTGGGTGATCGCGATCATCGTGGTGATCGCGGCGCTGGCCGCCGTCGCGGTGGTCGGCACCATCCTGCTGACCCGGGGTTCGGCGTCGACGGTGTCCCAGGAGGACGCCGTACGCAGCACGATCCAGAACTACGACGCCGCGATCGAGAAGGGTGATCTCGCGACGCTGCGCAGCATCACCTGCGGCGCCACCGCCGAGGGCTACAACAACATCGACGACAAGAAGTGGGCCGATACGCACCGCCGGGTGGCCCAGGCCGGGCGCTACCCCGTCGTCGCCAGTATCGACCAGGTCGTGGTCAACGGCGACCACGCCGAGGCCAACGTCACCACGTTCATGGCCTACGCCCCGCAGACCCGCTCCACCCGCAGCTTCGACCTGCAGTTCCGCGACGACCAGTGGAAGGTCTGCCAGGCCCCGAACTCCTGA
- a CDS encoding PaaI family thioesterase, translating to MSSDYGLDPRRVDPEYDRHGGFPLFEAAEPGPGFGRFLTAMRRAQDLAVSADPDPDTWNEAADRVEELVALLEPFRAGEGVGPSSRVPSLPGAGSLLMPPWTVTKFEADGVELEVTFSRYHVGGNSAVHGGVLPLLFDSMFGMVIHATGRPISRTAFLHVDYRRVTPIDTVLTARGWLREAEGRKAWVNAELLDADGNVLAESNGLMIRLLPGQP from the coding sequence GTGAGCTCGGACTACGGGCTGGATCCGCGGCGCGTCGACCCGGAGTACGACAGGCACGGCGGATTCCCGCTGTTCGAGGCCGCCGAACCGGGCCCCGGTTTCGGGCGGTTCCTGACCGCGATGCGCCGGGCCCAGGACCTGGCCGTGTCGGCTGACCCCGATCCCGACACCTGGAACGAGGCCGCCGACCGGGTCGAGGAACTCGTGGCGCTGCTCGAACCGTTCCGGGCCGGCGAAGGCGTCGGCCCGTCGAGCCGGGTGCCGTCGCTGCCCGGTGCGGGCAGCCTGCTGATGCCGCCGTGGACGGTCACCAAGTTCGAGGCCGACGGCGTCGAACTGGAGGTCACGTTCAGCCGCTACCACGTCGGCGGCAACTCCGCGGTGCACGGCGGCGTACTGCCGCTGCTGTTCGACTCGATGTTCGGCATGGTGATCCACGCGACAGGCAGGCCGATCAGCCGCACCGCGTTCCTGCATGTGGACTACCGCAGGGTGACGCCGATCGACACGGTGCTGACCGCGCGGGGCTGGCTGCGGGAGGCCGAGGGCCGCAAGGCGTGGGTCAACGCCGAACTTCTCGACGCCGACGGCAACGTGCTCGCCGAGTCGAACGGGCTGATGATCAGGTTGCTGCCCGGACAGCCATGA
- a CDS encoding ferredoxin: MSESKRVVADRELCIQAGNCVMVAGEIFDQDDDGIVAILREEVSGDDLARAAEAVTLCPASALALEDR; this comes from the coding sequence ATGAGCGAGAGCAAGCGCGTGGTCGCCGACCGCGAACTGTGCATCCAGGCGGGCAACTGCGTGATGGTCGCCGGGGAGATCTTCGATCAGGACGACGACGGCATCGTCGCCATCCTGCGCGAGGAGGTCAGCGGCGACGACTTGGCGCGCGCCGCCGAAGCGGTCACGCTGTGCCCGGCGAGCGCCCTGGCGCTCGAGGATCGATGA
- a CDS encoding cytochrome P450, protein MTQAAHDLPPLHMRRDGFDPIPELREIRDGEGVRTVTNAFGMQVYLVTRYDDVKTVLSDHARFSNDRPPGFVVPGAPPVDADTQARARAGNLLGLDPPEHQRLRRMLTPQFTHRRMQRLQPRVVEIVDAQLDALAAAGPAADLVEHFALPIPSLVICELLGVPYADRAEFQRRSARQLDLSIPIPERLELQRDARAYMAGLVERARTAPGDDILGMLIREHGGELTDDELIGIASLLLLAGHETTSNVLALGTLALLRHPDQLAAVRDDPAAVMPAVEEMLRWLSVVQTAIPRCTTTDVELSGVAIPAGHLVFASLPLGNRDPGFLDRPEDFDITRGAPGHLAFGHGVHHCLGAPLARMEMQIAFPALLRRFPALSLAEDFADVEFRSFHFIYGLKALEVSTG, encoded by the coding sequence ATGACCCAGGCCGCCCACGATCTACCGCCGCTGCACATGCGGCGCGACGGGTTCGACCCGATCCCCGAGCTGCGGGAGATCCGGGACGGCGAGGGGGTCCGGACGGTCACCAACGCGTTCGGGATGCAGGTGTATCTCGTCACCCGCTACGACGACGTCAAGACCGTGCTGTCGGATCACGCCCGGTTCTCCAACGACCGGCCGCCCGGCTTCGTCGTGCCGGGGGCGCCACCGGTCGACGCGGACACCCAGGCCCGCGCCAGGGCAGGCAACCTGCTCGGCCTCGACCCGCCCGAACACCAGCGGTTGCGGCGCATGCTCACCCCGCAGTTCACGCACCGGCGCATGCAGCGGCTGCAGCCCCGGGTGGTCGAGATCGTCGACGCCCAACTCGACGCGCTGGCCGCGGCCGGACCCGCAGCCGATCTGGTCGAGCACTTCGCGCTGCCGATCCCGTCGCTGGTGATCTGCGAGCTGCTCGGCGTGCCCTACGCCGACCGCGCGGAGTTCCAGCGCCGCAGCGCACGCCAACTCGACCTGTCCATCCCGATCCCCGAACGACTCGAACTCCAGCGGGACGCACGCGCATACATGGCGGGGCTGGTCGAGCGTGCCAGGACCGCCCCCGGCGACGACATCCTCGGCATGCTGATCCGCGAGCACGGCGGTGAGCTCACCGACGACGAGCTGATCGGCATCGCCAGCCTGCTGCTGCTCGCCGGGCACGAAACGACGTCGAACGTGCTCGCGCTGGGCACGCTGGCCCTGCTGCGCCACCCCGATCAGCTTGCCGCGGTGCGCGACGACCCGGCCGCGGTGATGCCCGCGGTCGAGGAGATGCTGCGCTGGCTGTCGGTCGTGCAGACCGCGATCCCGCGCTGCACCACCACCGACGTCGAACTGTCCGGCGTCGCGATCCCGGCCGGGCACCTGGTGTTCGCGTCGCTACCGCTGGGCAACCGCGATCCCGGATTCCTCGACCGCCCTGAGGACTTCGACATCACCCGAGGTGCGCCCGGGCACCTGGCGTTCGGGCACGGCGTGCACCACTGCCTCGGCGCCCCGCTGGCGCGGATGGAGATGCAGATCGCGTTCCCCGCGCTGCTGCGCCGGTTCCCCGCGCTGAGCCTGGCCGAGGACTTCGCCGATGTGGAGTTCCGGTCGTTCCACTTCATCTACGGTCTCAAGGCATTGGAGGTGTCGACCGGATGA
- a CDS encoding cytochrome P450 yields the protein MRPPSLPAPPLLAPAFGGVYAAAFGIGGQALVHQMLQRYGPVVALPVLGFGKVVAVADADLAKQVFTEDPDVLLGGEGVGPAAAIYGPRSMFVLEEPEHLRRRRLLTPPLHGEMLDSYVPVIESSTRSAMATWPVGRPMRMLDAARELTLDIIVQVVFGVHDPESVTRLGKPFHELLDLALSVETPARYALRQLGALRRWGRLSDANRRIDELVLPLIAERRSHPLPAERASILSLLAGARTDDGEALSDNEIRDDLITLMLAGHETTATTLSWLIDLLLHHPPALARVRAEAVSGDTDYTEAVIAETLRLRPAAPITGRMTTGPYRLGEYTLEPDTRIVLLLDVINRDPDTYPQPDEFRPERFLGRRPHPYAWVPFGGGVKRCIGAAFAMRELTTVLHTVLRAGELEPISARAEVPPLGAAPVLVPRNGTRVRFTPARPAASPRCADRTSSV from the coding sequence GTGCGACCACCGAGCCTGCCCGCACCGCCACTGCTCGCACCGGCCTTCGGGGGTGTGTACGCCGCCGCCTTCGGAATCGGAGGACAGGCCCTCGTGCATCAGATGCTGCAGCGGTACGGGCCGGTGGTGGCGTTGCCGGTGCTGGGCTTCGGGAAAGTGGTCGCCGTCGCCGACGCCGACCTGGCCAAGCAGGTGTTCACCGAGGATCCCGACGTGCTGTTGGGCGGCGAGGGAGTCGGGCCGGCGGCGGCGATCTACGGTCCGCGGTCGATGTTCGTCCTGGAGGAGCCCGAGCACCTGCGCAGGAGACGGTTGCTGACCCCGCCGCTGCACGGGGAGATGCTCGACAGCTACGTACCCGTCATCGAGTCGTCGACCCGGTCGGCGATGGCCACCTGGCCGGTCGGGCGGCCGATGCGGATGCTCGACGCGGCGCGGGAACTCACCTTGGACATCATCGTGCAGGTGGTCTTCGGGGTGCATGACCCCGAGTCGGTGACCCGGTTGGGCAAGCCGTTCCACGAACTCCTCGACCTGGCGCTGTCGGTGGAGACGCCGGCGCGCTACGCGCTGCGGCAGCTCGGCGCGTTGCGCCGCTGGGGCAGGCTTTCCGACGCCAACCGCAGGATCGACGAACTGGTGCTGCCGCTGATCGCCGAACGACGGTCCCATCCGTTGCCCGCCGAGCGTGCCAGCATTCTCAGCCTGCTCGCCGGCGCCCGCACCGATGACGGGGAAGCACTGTCGGACAACGAGATCCGCGATGATCTCATCACCCTGATGCTGGCCGGGCACGAGACCACCGCGACCACGCTGTCGTGGCTGATCGACCTGCTGCTGCACCATCCGCCGGCCCTGGCCCGGGTGCGCGCCGAAGCGGTCTCGGGCGACACCGACTACACGGAGGCCGTCATCGCCGAGACTCTGCGGCTGCGGCCCGCCGCGCCGATCACCGGACGGATGACCACGGGGCCCTACCGGCTGGGCGAGTACACGCTGGAGCCCGACACCCGCATCGTGCTGCTGCTCGACGTCATCAACCGGGACCCCGACACGTATCCGCAGCCCGACGAGTTCCGGCCGGAGCGCTTTCTGGGGCGCCGGCCGCATCCGTACGCGTGGGTCCCGTTCGGCGGCGGCGTCAAACGGTGCATCGGCGCCGCCTTCGCCATGCGCGAGTTGACCACCGTTTTGCACACCGTGCTGCGGGCGGGCGAACTGGAGCCGATCAGCGCCCGCGCGGAGGTGCCGCCGTTGGGCGCCGCGCCGGTCCTGGTGCCCCGCAACGGCACCAGGGTCAGGTTCACCCCCGCCCGACCCGCAGCCAGCCCTCGGTGTGCCGATAGAACGTCGAGCGTCTGA
- the fbaA gene encoding class II fructose-bisphosphate aldolase — protein sequence MPIATPEVYAEMLGRAKEHSFAFPAINCVGSESVNAAIKGFADAGSDGIIQFSTGGAEFASGLGVKDMVTGAVALAEFAHVIAEKYPITVALHTDHCPKDKLDTYVRPLLAISAERVRAGGNPLFQSHMWDGSAVPIDENLSIAQELLKQAAAAKIILEIEIGVVGGEEDGVEAEINDKLYTTPEDFEKTIEALGTGEHGKYLLAATFGNVHGVYKPGNVKLKPEVLAEGQRVASAKLGLPEGSKPFDFVFHGGSGSLKSEIEDSLRYGVVKMNVDTDTQYAFTRPIAGHMFANYDGVLKVDGEVGNKKVYDPRSYFKKAEASMSERVVEACNDLHSAGRSVSAG from the coding sequence ATGCCCATCGCCACCCCCGAGGTCTACGCCGAGATGTTGGGCCGCGCCAAGGAACATTCGTTCGCGTTTCCCGCGATCAACTGCGTCGGCTCGGAGAGCGTCAACGCCGCCATCAAGGGTTTCGCCGACGCCGGCTCTGACGGGATCATCCAATTCTCCACCGGCGGAGCGGAATTCGCGTCCGGGCTCGGTGTCAAGGACATGGTCACCGGTGCGGTCGCGCTCGCCGAGTTCGCGCATGTGATCGCCGAGAAATACCCGATCACCGTCGCGCTGCACACCGATCACTGCCCGAAGGACAAGCTGGACACCTACGTGCGCCCGCTGCTGGCGATCTCGGCGGAGCGGGTGCGGGCGGGCGGCAATCCGCTGTTCCAGTCGCATATGTGGGACGGTTCGGCGGTGCCGATCGACGAGAACCTGTCGATCGCCCAGGAGCTGCTCAAGCAGGCCGCCGCGGCCAAGATCATCCTGGAGATCGAGATCGGCGTCGTCGGCGGTGAGGAGGACGGCGTCGAGGCTGAGATCAACGACAAGCTCTACACCACGCCCGAGGACTTCGAGAAGACCATCGAGGCGCTCGGCACCGGCGAGCACGGCAAGTACCTGCTGGCCGCGACGTTCGGCAACGTGCACGGCGTCTACAAGCCGGGCAACGTCAAACTCAAGCCCGAGGTGCTCGCCGAAGGACAGCGGGTCGCGTCGGCCAAGCTCGGCCTGCCCGAGGGCTCCAAGCCGTTCGACTTCGTATTCCACGGCGGCTCAGGCTCGTTGAAGTCCGAGATCGAGGATTCGCTGCGCTATGGCGTGGTCAAGATGAACGTCGACACCGATACCCAGTACGCGTTCACCCGGCCCATCGCCGGCCATATGTTCGCCAACTACGACGGGGTGCTCAAGGTCGACGGCGAGGTCGGCAACAAGAAGGTCTACGACCCGCGCAGCTACTTCAAGAAGGCCGAGGCCTCGATGAGCGAGCGGGTGGTCGAGGCGTGCAACGACCTGCACAGCGCGGGCCGGAGTGTGTCCGCGGGCTGA
- a CDS encoding adenylosuccinate synthase: MPAIVLIGAQWGDEGKGKATDLLGGRVQWVVRYQGGNNAGHTVVLPTGENFALHLIPSGILTPGVTNVIGNGVVVDPGVLLTELKGLEDRGVDTERLLISADAHLLMPYHVAIDKVVERYAGSKKIGTTGRGIGPCYQDKIARQGIRVADVLDPALLAEKIEGALEFKNQVLVKIYNRKALEPAEVVDNLLEQAEGFKHRIADARLLLNEALERDEIVLLEGSQGTLLDVDHGTYPFVTSSNPTAGGASVGSGIGPTRITTVLGILKAYTTRVGSGPFPTELFDEHGAYLAKTGGEVGVTTGRARRCGWFDAVIARYATRVNGITDYFLTKLDVLSSLETVPICVGYTVNGKRTDEMPMTQSDFAAAEPVYEELPGWWEDISSCRTFDELPANARDYVLRLEELAGAHVSCIGVGPGRDQTIVRRDILAGS; the protein is encoded by the coding sequence ATGCCGGCAATCGTCCTCATCGGCGCCCAATGGGGCGACGAGGGCAAGGGAAAAGCCACCGACCTCCTGGGGGGACGTGTCCAGTGGGTGGTGCGCTACCAGGGCGGTAACAACGCCGGTCACACGGTGGTGCTGCCAACCGGGGAGAACTTCGCCCTGCACCTGATCCCGTCGGGCATCCTGACCCCCGGCGTCACCAACGTGATCGGCAACGGCGTCGTCGTCGACCCCGGTGTGCTGCTCACCGAGCTCAAGGGCCTCGAGGACCGCGGCGTCGACACCGAGCGGTTGCTGATCTCGGCCGACGCGCACCTGCTGATGCCCTACCACGTCGCGATCGACAAGGTGGTCGAGCGGTACGCGGGCAGCAAGAAGATCGGCACCACCGGCCGCGGTATCGGCCCCTGCTACCAGGACAAGATCGCCCGCCAGGGCATCCGGGTCGCCGACGTGCTCGACCCGGCGCTGCTCGCCGAGAAGATCGAGGGCGCCCTGGAATTCAAGAACCAGGTGCTGGTCAAGATCTACAACCGCAAGGCCCTGGAACCCGCCGAGGTGGTCGACAACCTGCTCGAGCAGGCCGAGGGCTTCAAGCACCGCATCGCCGACGCCCGGCTGCTGCTCAACGAGGCGCTCGAGCGCGACGAGATCGTGCTGCTGGAAGGTTCACAGGGCACCCTGCTCGACGTCGACCACGGCACGTATCCGTTCGTCACGTCGTCGAATCCGACGGCGGGCGGTGCGTCGGTCGGCTCGGGCATCGGGCCGACGCGGATTACCACGGTGCTGGGGATCCTGAAGGCCTACACCACCCGGGTGGGTTCGGGACCGTTCCCGACCGAGCTGTTCGACGAGCACGGCGCCTACCTCGCCAAGACCGGTGGCGAGGTCGGCGTGACGACCGGCCGGGCGCGCCGGTGCGGCTGGTTCGACGCCGTCATCGCCCGCTACGCGACCCGGGTCAACGGCATCACCGACTACTTCCTGACCAAGCTCGACGTGCTGTCGAGTCTGGAGACGGTGCCGATCTGTGTGGGCTACACCGTCAACGGCAAACGCACCGACGAGATGCCGATGACGCAGAGCGATTTCGCCGCCGCCGAACCGGTGTACGAGGAGCTGCCCGGCTGGTGGGAGGACATCAGCTCGTGCCGCACCTTCGACGAACTGCCCGCCAACGCGCGTGACTACGTGTTGCGCCTGGAAGAGCTTGCCGGGGCTCATGTCTCGTGCATCGGTGTCGGGCCGGGCCGCGATCAGACGATCGTGCGGCGCGACATCCTGGCCGGCTCGTGA